The following is a genomic window from Amaranthus tricolor cultivar Red isolate AtriRed21 chromosome 10, ASM2621246v1, whole genome shotgun sequence.
atcGGTATGCTTATGTATGTTCTGGCCTTGAGGATTTATGAAGTGAGCAAGTTTGCTACATTTTTATTCCAAGGGATTACTTACCTTAGAGCAAATCAAGCTACCAAATTACTATGTATTATGAATAATTTTTCAGTTGTCTTACATGAATTAGATAGTTTTGTATTGATAGTAGACTTAAACATATTATAAGGTGATGGAGCTATTTGTGCATCACTCCAATTAATCTTTTTTGTTTAAACTAAGTTAAAAGCAAGGAAGGTACAAAGAActcacaaaaataattaatgttttgTAACAGAATTGGAGATTGGTATAGGAAGCAAATCAAAGCCTTGCACCAAGTTCTTCAGGTTCAAATCTTTAACTATCTAATAAATATTGACATTAAGTTCATGTTTTAGTAGAGTTGTAAGCCGTCCACGGTCCATGAGAGAAGCATTTTTCCTTCCGTTTGATTGGATTTATCCACTGTAATGAATCACTTGATTGCATTGTCTATTCATTTGCTTTGTATTGGTAGTGCTTGTTGTCTTTCTGAAAGTCTTTTATTTCCTGGTTTTTGAGCTATCTATTTTGGCATTTTCAAGTTTTCTATATCTCCCTCCTATTGCCCTTAGTTGAAAGTGTTGCTGATAGGTTTTGTTAGTGAATATTCTGTCAAAAGTTCTGcagattttgttttttaagcaGCCGTGTCTGCCTCTACATGGAAGAACGCTTTGATTGAGTTGCTGCATTTAGTCTTTCATTTTAGAAGCTTGATAGgacaaattatttaaattaatttggatatcaattaaatttttttcatctATTTTTGGTTCAGTTTTCTCTTAAATCAAGTTGATTTATTATGACGATATCTCATGTTGATTCATTATGATGATCCATCATGTTGGtttttttggttcatgtagttgtcctcaaatttagtttgttgTAAGTTTGAGCATGAAACATTGTGGGGATCTAGCTTATCTTAAAGATTAGTAGTTTCTGTTATGATTCTTAATTACAATGTTTACATCCTGTGCCCAACTGCTAGATTTGgcaatttatgattttaatatgGATGATTTGTGATCCTGTCTTCAGGAAGTTCTGCTTATTTTATTGCTATATCTTCTATCTGCAACCAAATCAGTGTGGATTTGTTGTATAGTACACTAAGAATTTGAGTAGTATAAAACTACAAGAGATAGTcatttttatttagaaatttagCTATGCAACAAAATTATCAATCTTGTTGAGGTTCATCAATGAATGGATAGATACTATTGGGAGTTACTTGGATGGTTAGTTACTTTGTATGTCTAGTAGTTTGTATAAACTTCATAAAACTCAAGTAATCTAGTGCTTGTATAAGCGTGAAAGATATTTTTGGGGGAGTTCAGGGTATGTATATATTCTTAATTATTATATCTGTAAAAGTACTTATGTTCATGTTAGGTGATAACCTTTTGGGTTGAGATTTTTATTGAAGTATTGGAACCGATTGAAGTTTGTTTAGTTAATAATGTAACTTGCCAGATGTCGCATTTTCTGTTTTTTCCAAGGTTAGATAGCAGTTTTCTTATTAGACTTCTCCGTTTCTGTATGCTCCTGGAAGAAGAGCTTGTACTGGATTATGTGGAGGGTATACTAGTTTTAGCTTAAAGCGGCTATGGTACATGATTGCATGTGCTTGCTTTCAAATTCAACAAAGTATTCTGTTGTGTCTCTATGGAAGGGAAAATCCCCGTATTAGATTAGTTGAGACCTTTCTTTGTGGATGAGAATTGCTTTATTCGGCCCTCCTATGCACATTTCATACAAGTTTGATTTAGCATCTCAATTCTTGTGTTGCAGTACATCTGGATGTCCCTTTGGGGAAAGTTGTCACTTCCTGCACCATGTTCCAGGTGGTTACCAAGCTGTTACACAGATGATAAACCGACCACTAATATCTAAGGTTGCTCCTCCACCTCCTCCACAGGCACTCAATAGCTCTGATGCTGGTGTCAAAACCCGCCTGTGCAGCAAGTTTAACAGTGCTGAAGGGTGCAAATTTGGTGACAAGTGCCGTTTTGCTCATGGTGAGTGGCAACTCAATAAGCCTGTTGCTCCAACCTTTGATGATCCTCGTGTTATGGGCGCCCATCCTATGCATGGACGCTTTCCTGGGAGAATCGATCCTCCTGCTCCAACTGGTCTGGCTGCTGGATTTGGTGCCTCCGCTACTGCTAAGATTAGCGTTGATGCTAATCTTGCAGGACCCATTATTGGTAAGAACGGCGTGAACTCAAAGCAGATTTGCCGTCAAACAGGTGTGAAGCTTTCTATTCGAGATCATGACACGGATCCTACCAAGAAGAACATTGAACTTGAAGGAACCTTTGATCAAATCAAGATCGCCAGCGACATGGTACATGATCTTGTAGCAACTTTAAGTGTAAATGGTTCGTTTAAAGCTTCCGGAGGAACTCCAGCTCACGGACCTGCCTCAAACAGCTATAAGACTAAGCTATGTGAGAACTTTACAAAGGGTTCATGTACTTTTGGTGACAAGTGCCACTTTGCTCATGGCGCTGCTGAGCTACGAAAGTCCGGTAATTGAGAGCGCCTTCGGCAGAACGAAATTTTGTCAATCTTCATGGTTTTGTGAAGCTCTAATCTTTGAATGTGGCTATACCCAATATAGACTTCTTTTAGTAAATGAAGTTCAATGATGCCTAGGGGTTGGCGAATTCGCTTGTTTAATTAATaacttgcttgttttgtttAGGCTTTATGGTTGGATGATTTACTGTTTGCTTTTCCCACCTTGATTAGAGAGatttctggaaaaaaaaattgaggtaAAATGTTCTTTACTTTTGGCTAATTTCCATCTGGGCAAGAGAAAAGTAGGAAAACAAAAGGAGCTGCTTAACATTGTAATTTAGATCGGGAGTCTGTTAGTCCTTGTTCTGTACTAGGAGTTGGCTATGTTATTAATTATGAtcttataacattaaaattaTGCATTGTTCTAATATATTGTCGAATTGTTTGTCGTAGTCGGATTGCTATTAACTCATGCCAATGATGATCTTAGGTTTATGACTATCAGCTTAGTCAAATCAATTCTCAATTCTCGAAGAGGCGCCTCTTAATTATAGATAGTTTATTAGTATGGATTTACAACACTCcataaaaatcatattttaaaCAACAAAACAACTAAGCCACACAAATTTTTATTACATATAAATTCATACATCTATTtcaaacatacatatataaaatgtGTGACACGCACCAAACACCACACATCACTTCTCATCATTAAAACCAGTTCCTGTTCCGGTGGTGGTTGTGGTGGTGGCGCTTCGGGTTCCACCTCCAGCGATCTTAACTCCAGCTTTAGCCGCTGCCGCCTTAGCATCCTTTTCAGCAGCGTTATGAATCATGGCATGCTGCTTACGGAGTTCCGCTTCGGATAATTGCTCCTCCGACTGATCAGCTTTGTCTTGGACGTTTGGCTTAGTCTTGTCCATACCTGATTTTGCTGATGCAGCCATGTTTGTGGTTGATTCCTTGGCGGAATCAGCTGCTTTCTTTCCTGTCTGCATCTTTGATTTGTGTTAAATGATCTCGCTTATGTTCTTCttgcttgtttgatttgattcTTAAACTGATGTATGGATAAGGAAGAATGGGGAAATGGGAATTGTGAATGTTTTATAGGGTTTTGGAAGTCAGAACAAAGAGGACACGTTGAAGAAGCTTTAAAAGAACTACAGTTGTACACGTGTTTAAGTAATTAGTACGTGTATAATGTAGAATAGATGGATGTGCATCATGATCATCTTAATTGATGATTCATGTTGTGAATTGAGAAATTAATCTAAACTGCAGAAACTTATGATGTTCTGCCTATATTCGGTGCCATGAAATTAGTTTTGCATGTACGTGTATCTTACGGTTCGGTGTAGTTAAAATGTTTGTTGAGAATCAAGTCTAGGAGAGCAAGTACAAGTATTATAAGGTCTTGAGTAGGGATGGACATGGGTCTTGGATCTTAAGGATCTAGACCCAATCCAAtcctaattttaagggtttaggTCCACTTATTTTTCGGATCTTatggatccgggtcggatctgggtCCATGACCTCAGGGTCCGAATCTATACGTTTGAGACCCAGATTCGACCCAAATCCAACCCATAGACCCATTTagatctttttttaaaaacttatatattagctattatgtgtatttgtttgatttgaagctttgtaatattttttgaacATTACGTGAATGAACTTTGTCAGTtcaagtaatttaaaatgtaGTCGTTCtatttatactttaaaaattagagacttgataaatatttcGTTATAAGAACTTGAATGTTGGAAAAATTCATGTATTTCGctcaattagtataaagtattaaAAGATCCTCATTAGtcgaaaatgtttaaataattttatgcgaATGGTCGAAAattgtaatatattttaaaaaaaatttcctgaaaaaaaaaattgttttggaCCCAAATCTAGACTCTAAGGGTCTAGGTCCGGGTCTAAAATTTTTAAACCCTACTGATTCGGGTCCGGGCCTAAGTCCAATAAAAAAGTTAGGATCTAGATCGGAGTCTTGCAGAACCCGACCCGGTCTTGAGTGAATTTTCACTTATCGCGTAGTTTACTCTATTCAATAATTCATGGGTTATCAAAGTTGTTGAAGATTTTCACTATCACCTGTGTAATAGGAGTTTGATTATCAATTTCTCACCACCGAAAAGAATACAAATTTCTCTCCCTCTCTTGCCTCAAGAAAACAGTCCacatccaataataataaagataaactACAATGTTTTAGGACCTTATTTGGCatgtaagaaaaaattaatgttttatgtctaaaaattaaaagagaaactTTGCCCTCATCTAAGAGTTGGTATGAGACCTTAGGTGACATTTTAAAATCGAATGTTTTATGTCTTTATTTGACAATCAATAAATCACAAAAATGAATGGTTATAAAGAAACAATTAtcaatttttgctaaaaagaaTTACATGGTATTTTCTTCATGGCGGTTTTAACTAAAAGAgtaatgtatatatttttataagacGTTAAAAGTTGAATCCTTTTAAGACTTTCTTCTTAGGCATTAGTGCGATGATCACAACATCGAAGAGTTTAGTGTATCAAATTGTAGTAGCCTTAGCAATGTTCGCCCGCAGGCAGCAACAGTCTCAAGCAGCACTGTACAAGGTACACCCATATTCATCAATATAAGGGGATGTAATTCAACGGGATCGAACAAATAGCATTCTTAATCTTAGCAGCTAGAAATGTTCAGCTAGTGTCCTAAAAGGCAAGGATCTATATGAAACACAATGTACAAGTATAGCTGGCCTGACCTTACATTTTCGAAGTTCGAATTAGAAGTGTAGCCGGTGTCACCTTCTTCAATGTTCTTTGTCGTTCTCAAAAGGTTGCCGCAGAAATAAATGAAGTCTTGCGCATCTCCAAAATCAGTAATCATGGATCACTTATTATTAAACTCCGAAAGATAGTTGTAACTCGTAAATCACTGTGAATGTGTGATGCGAATGGATCCATTCCTCCATAAGTAAGCCCTGCAAACagtaaatgagaaaaatatgCACAATTATGCAGAACAGAAGATTTGCCTAAAGGCTCCCCTATATTCCATAAATGCAAACTGCTATCTAAATGATATTTATCAAAAGTCACTTCTAGTAATGCAATGTCAAAGAACCAGAAACTAGATTTTCATTTGCCACGACGTTAAGAATGAAGCCAGGGAAAAACCGAACTTTTCATGTGAAATCCTTTAGCCTTGACATTTACAGCAAGCCGATTACCCAAATTCATATCAATAGTCACCAGTGCTCATCTTCTTTGGCAATGATGCCGCTGATGATTAACCAAATACAATCATCATGAGCTAACAGAGGATCTGCTAACTAAAGAAAGTCATCATCTCTAGCACATCACATTTTGCCGAGTAGAATGAGAAACGAGCTCTTCTCTTTCAGGTGATTACATGAGCGCTTGAGAATTGAGATCCACGTTATTCAGCAACTTGCTTAAGGGACAAAGTATCGTCTCTTGGGTGTGCTTCCTCTACCTGGACTTCAATTTCATCTCCGATTTGGGAACCCTTTACTACCCATGCTGAAGCTTGCAGCCCGACCTGAAAATCATTACAGcacaattttatttgatttttaaagcgAAAGCtaaattcttttaataaaatgGATACAATGATACAAATCCCtaatataaaaaacaaatacTACGATTTATCGTCGATGTAACTATGATAATTGATAATAGTGAACCATATATGTTGATACCACCCCtcattttttataatcaaacGGCTTGCTGCAAATCAGAGTAGACCCACATGCACTACCCCTTTCAACAAAACAGACCTGTTGGATAATTGTTAAAATTAACCGGCTAATTGAGGGAGAGCTACTGGGGAAACGAGAGGTCTTtgtctttcatttttttcaacGGAAAACAGATGGTCAACCATTAGTGCCCTTGTCAAGAATCAAGCGTCCTATTAGCAGTAAAACAGGAGGAAACAGGAATAGAAAATCCAGTTCACAAAGTGGATATGTTGAGGGCTCAATAATTATCTCTTCGAACTCAATAATTAGAAATCTAATCCTAAAACTTAGAATTGGTGGAAAAATTATGTGTCATAGATCTTGAGGCATGCTACAATTTCATATCTAGACATCAAAGAGAGTTAACTTGTTTTAACTCGGAGTAAATAACTTAATTTGCATGGATTTCTACGTTAATGCAGAAAAGATCATATTTGTTGGTAGATTTAGCCAAAGTACTTCAAATTTTACGTATAGAGGTTTAGACTTTTAAGTTTTTCATTCAATTTCATAACATGTCACTTTAAGACTAATATTTCAATAGGTAACCGTGTTACTCTCTGTATCATCAAAAATCCGGACTATAAAGTATAAACTACACATGCAACGGAATAACAGGCAAACAAGTTTGGGatgcttattaattttttcatttgatcTCCAACAAATGTTTGAGGTTCTAATCCTCATAGCCTCTCTTGCTCCCTTGAAATAAGGATTGATGTTTGTTTACCTCAACTAAAAATTCCACTCCCTTGCCCATTATATCCTTGTCCCCTCATTCCATTggtatattaatattattcggCAACAACAAAAACATACTCCTATActtgtatatttatttttaagagtTTCTTTTCATTCCCCCACcttacaaaaatgctaaaaGTTCACACTGCCTTTTGCCCCAATAAAAAGAGAAGGAAATACATATAAGAAGGCATAAACTAAAAGCTAATAAGGTTCGGGAATCATGGGTTGCCCTAGTGTTTGAGACTTGAAGGCTTTCTAATTCATCCTTGTGACAAGACTTCGATTCTCAGCACATACAAGAAGGATCAATTTCCCTTTTCCGCTTACCTATAGGGGTTCCAACCTTACCCCGAGTGAAAAACACTTTGAAAGCTAATAAGGTTCATACCAGACATATTTTCTTATGAATTCCAATCTTATGTGCAAAATCTAAAATGGTAATGTCAACAAAAAAATGCATACCTCAACCAGAAGCAATGCTGCAATGCGATCTTTAATAAACCTGAGTATCAGTGCACGTAACTTTCTTTCCTTTGGCTGCCTTCTCAAATATTCTAATACCCAATACCGGAGACTGTTACTGTACAACTTTCTTGCAGCTCTATGTTGCATATTAACTATTGAAGCTATCCCTTCTAGCTGAGCTGCCGAATAAGGGAGGTTGTCACCCCTAATAAAATACTTGACCTACAAGCACACAATCAAGTAAAGATGACAATGAAGAGAGATGAGATTCATTGAGTATTTTCCTACGTGAGCTTCAAAAAGATAAGGGCAACTAACATTAAGTgcaacaaaaagaaagaaaaatttagatGCAAAAACAGAAAAATCCATGTATGCAGCAAAGGAACAGAATCAACTCATGATCAGAAAGGATGTTTGCATGTAGATAATGATTTTGGTTTTGCCTAATTGCAATTAGTCATCGGTCAAGTCAAAATGCTAAAGTCATCATCCATTCTATGAAGAGCCAAGATTCAGTCTAAGGGAGAAACCCATTAATCTCTAGGTCCTAGGACTTATGCATACAAGCTGATtagtatataaaaatatatgtgCAGTTTGATTATTCTATAAACTACATTGTTTGAACTCTTATTTTAAACTCAAATACCCATGTTGAATCCTCTACACTCAAACGAACTCGAggaatataaaatatgaaacaaaaaaaaagtgatgtTTGATAAACTTCTAAGTAAAACCTGATAATGAGCAAGTAAATCCATGTATCTACGTATAGGAGAAGTGAACTGAACATAACCAGGAACTCCCAAACCAGCATGATGTATTGGCTTCCTAAAATCATATTCGGCTGCACGCATAATTTTAACTAAAGCTGCACTCCGGACAGGTCCTTCTGGAAGATGAGAAAATGCAGAAGCATCTACGTTTGGTTGAGATTGTCCTCTATATGGTAAAGGAATGTTGTTGCAAGAGCCATATGTAGCAATAGCCTCTCCACAAAGAATCATCATCTCGGAAACAAGGCGCATCGCAGGGTCAGCTTGATTCTCCACATAAAGATTGATCTGTGGTTCTAGAGCATCGGGATTTGCCACTTTGACACGTGCTTCTAATGTTGTGGTGTCAACAGCACCCTAAAAAAATAATCCACTAATGTTTAAATAAAAGAGCACATTAAGCTACAGaaacaaataacaaatataaCTCCAGGtccaaaaaaggaaaatttgtgGCAGATAGAATCAAAAGCACAATGAAAAGAGCTCAAAGCTAAAGATAAACTAGAAATTAATGCtcataaatcatagtaatattttTCTGTGACTTTCCTTTTCCTAATCTCCCCCTTCTCCCTCTAATTAAATGCTAGCCTTCTCACACAAGCCTATCTCAACCAACTTGAGCCTCTATTCAACTAATGCCCTCTCACAAATTGCAGCCACTTTTTTCCTGCAATATATTGCTAACCGATTTAGATGCATTTCCCAAAGTACCCCTCCTTGTGTTTGATTCGTAGTATAATGCTGATGTTTTCTTTGAGCTGCACGGATGTAATTGTGTATCATCTACAAAGATGATCATTACAGAAACATAGAACATTATAATCTCAGCATATGTCAGTTTATCGGTTGACAAAATAAATGATATGAGAAACTTTCAATCCATCATAGgagttaaaaaaaagttaacgagCAACATGGTTAATTCTACTAGCCTATCTTTAACATAATATCCTTTTTCAGCCTTCCTATTGACTTACCTAGTCCCTGTCTGTCCCCTATATTGAAAAGAAGCAAGTCAATGAGAATTTATGAGTGTAACTCGTAAATCTCTGTATGCATTACTCCTTTATAATAAACTACTTAATAGGGCCAAATGATTTGGAGGCAAAGCCATACAAATAAGAATCACATATCCTCAATGACAAAATCCATGAATGTTAATGTATCCTAAATTCAGATAGCAAAAAAGAAATTCCTTGCGCCAAAATTGCTAGAAGAAACTAGACCACCGTGCAAAAATGAGGTAATAGTCGCAATCGCAGTAACGGAACGGTGATATGGTAATGGGAGTGACACAATTATCGTAACGCCTAGATACCGAAAGAATGAGATAGCCCTTGATATGGCCAAAAAAACCATTTTTTACACCTTACAGCGCAACAGATGTGATGTGATGtaggccttgtttttgcactatgaacTGGACAACTATTTGATAAGTCAGAAAACAGTCAAGTCGTGAAATAAACATTATAAGAAGAAATTATCATCTTGCAGCCAATACAAGTTTTTAAAGGAACGTGAAGCTGATTTTGGAAGCTAAATCAAACCTGCTGTTTGCGCCATTGCAAACGTAAAGCTGCGGCCTCAAACAGAATCTTTAACTCGGCCTCTTCTTCAAGATTCAAATGAAGGAGCTCTGATGCACTTTTATAAGTGAGCATGTAGGTAGGTCTGATTATGGTATTTTCAACAGAATACTCAGCAATGCTGAAAAACAGAGAGGGATAGAGACAGGAAGGCATCAATCACATTGTGTTTTCATCATATGATTGGGAAAATTTTGTAACAAATGCCACCTTAAACAAGCTTTACGTTCATTTCCAACAAATTAACATGAAATTGTCCATTGATTCTTTTGGTGCCAACTTGTGCAAACACAAGTGTCAACACTCAACACCAATCACATTATTTtatcaacatataacaacatTTTTCTGAATAGCAAGTACTGGGCAACATTGCACTCAGATTGTTTATTTGCATAGACTGCTTAGGCAGTTAAAATTACCAGAATGATCACATTTATTATGATACAAATATAGAAAAGTGTAAGCAAATTCTTCACCTGCAAAAACATTCGATACATAGAAATGAAGTAAAAGCAGAGTAGTAATCTTTATTCATATAAAACAGTATACACATATTTCTAATCCAGATCACAAGAAAGCTCAGCAAAAATAGATCTGTGCATCAACCAGGTAGTCACCTGCCATCAGAATGCAGCAAAACAGATACTGTCACAGCATTGCAGTTTTCTCCTTGTTTTAAGCTCATTCTTTCCATAGCAAGCTTCTCTGGGAACATAGGATAAGTTGCTGTGGGGAGAAAGATTGTAGTTCCTCTGCTCATGGCCTCTCTGCAGGTTGTAATAATGCAACAATAACAAAGTTAAATGattataacattaaaaaagGATTGAGGAAAGTACAGGTAGTGGAACATAGCACAATGACATCAAATGAGTATTTTACATAATATCAT
Proteins encoded in this region:
- the LOC130826311 gene encoding zinc finger CCCH domain-containing protein 31-like; the protein is MDARKRGRGEAGVVNANGGFKKQKKELEIGIGSKSKPCTKFFSTSGCPFGESCHFLHHVPGGYQAVTQMINRPLISKVAPPPPPQALNSSDAGVKTRLCSKFNSAEGCKFGDKCRFAHGEWQLNKPVAPTFDDPRVMGAHPMHGRFPGRIDPPAPTGLAAGFGASATAKISVDANLAGPIIGKNGVNSKQICRQTGVKLSIRDHDTDPTKKNIELEGTFDQIKIASDMVHDLVATLSVNGSFKASGGTPAHGPASNSYKTKLCENFTKGSCTFGDKCHFAHGAAELRKSGN
- the LOC130825941 gene encoding 11 kDa late embryogenesis abundant protein-like, which encodes MQTGKKAADSAKESTTNMAASAKSGMDKTKPNVQDKADQSEEQLSEAELRKQHAMIHNAAEKDAKAAAAKAGVKIAGGGTRSATTTTTTGTGTGFNDEK
- the LOC130826310 gene encoding ribonuclease II, chloroplastic/mitochondrial-like isoform X2; this encodes MKKNIQNGTTCSIKPQQITYVVPGVENFDYTQIPDFLQRADDNLDPSLLELAWVELLEKNKSLTPEELAEIIYGTAEPLESYCAHLLLSKDEIYFSTVESKGYFTVYTPRPTDQVEELLKRKLVKEAAEKELQEFVQLLYNAKSRPIDSKPPRSSWTMEDRIRDRIESLVAYTVAAHCSDSQKRTAETILAAMGLAKTATSASNLLIDIGYFPVHINLDLLKLNIRTNHSEDTVAAAEKLLSESCDIDQICRKDLTHMKVYAIDVDEADELDDALSASRLQDGRLKVWIHVADPTCLLQPGTILDKEAMSRGTTIFLPTATYPMFPEKLAMERMSLKQGENCNAVTVSVLLHSDGSIAEYSVENTIIRPTYMLTYKSASELLHLNLEEEAELKILFEAAALRLQWRKQQGAVDTTTLEARVKVANPDALEPQINLYVENQADPAMRLVSEMMILCGEAIATYGSCNNIPLPYRGQSQPNVDASAFSHLPEGPVRSAALVKIMRAAEYDFRKPIHHAGLGVPGYVQFTSPIRRYMDLLAHYQVKYFIRGDNLPYSAAQLEGIASIVNMQHRAARKLYSNSLRYWVLEYLRRQPKERKLRALILRFIKDRIAALLLVEVGLQASAWVVKGSQIGDEIEVQVEEAHPRDDTLSLKQVAE